From Pandoraea norimbergensis, the proteins below share one genomic window:
- the lpxD gene encoding UDP-3-O-(3-hydroxymyristoyl)glucosamine N-acyltransferase, whose product MSVSLAQLVARFGGTLVGNAEVAVEGLAPLDRAGARELAFLSNPKYLAEVPDSGAAAVILSQADFDKLPSHDGRAWIIAPNPYAYFARVAQMFADAATPAPVAGIHPSAVVDATAVVPASCVIGPNVVIEAGVRLGERVQLVANVFVGRGTTLGDDVYVYPNATLYHTSVIGARCVIHSGAVIGSDGFGFAPDFSAAGGEWVKIPQVGRAVIEDDVEIGASTSIDRGAMADTVIERGCKIDNQVQIAHNVRVGAYSVIAACTGIAGSSTIGKFCMLGGAVGVAGHVTIGDRVIVTAKSGVSKSIPGPGTYTSAFPAIPNAEWNKNAAIMRNLDKMRDRVRQLEAKVKDLQDK is encoded by the coding sequence ATGTCGGTTTCGCTCGCTCAGTTGGTGGCCCGCTTCGGTGGCACGCTCGTCGGCAACGCCGAGGTCGCCGTCGAAGGTCTGGCGCCACTCGATCGTGCCGGCGCGCGTGAACTCGCGTTTCTGTCCAATCCGAAATATCTCGCCGAAGTGCCCGATTCGGGCGCGGCGGCCGTGATTCTTTCCCAAGCCGATTTCGACAAACTGCCGTCGCACGACGGCCGTGCGTGGATCATCGCGCCCAATCCGTACGCGTACTTTGCGCGGGTTGCGCAGATGTTCGCCGACGCTGCCACGCCGGCGCCGGTCGCAGGCATCCACCCGAGCGCGGTGGTCGACGCGACGGCCGTGGTGCCGGCGTCGTGCGTGATCGGCCCGAACGTGGTGATCGAAGCTGGTGTTCGCCTTGGCGAGCGTGTGCAACTGGTGGCGAACGTGTTCGTCGGCCGTGGCACGACGTTGGGCGACGATGTGTATGTGTACCCGAATGCGACGCTGTATCACACGAGCGTGATCGGCGCGCGCTGCGTCATTCACTCGGGTGCGGTGATCGGCTCCGACGGTTTCGGTTTTGCACCTGACTTCTCCGCCGCGGGCGGTGAGTGGGTGAAGATTCCGCAAGTCGGCCGTGCAGTGATCGAAGACGACGTTGAGATTGGCGCGTCGACCTCGATCGACCGCGGTGCAATGGCCGACACGGTGATCGAGCGCGGTTGCAAGATCGACAATCAGGTACAGATCGCGCACAACGTGCGGGTCGGTGCCTACAGCGTCATCGCCGCCTGCACGGGCATTGCCGGCAGCAGTACCATCGGTAAGTTCTGTATGTTGGGCGGGGCCGTCGGCGTAGCGGGCCATGTGACCATCGGCGATCGTGTCATCGTCACGGCCAAATCGGGCGTGTCGAAGTCGATTCCGGGGCCGGGCACCTACACCAGCGCGTTTCCGGCAATTCCGAACGCCGAATGGAATAAAAACGCGGCGATCATGCGCAATCTGGACAAGATGCGCGACCGCGTGCGTCAACTTGAAGCGAAGGTCAAGGACCTGCAAGACAAATGA
- a CDS encoding OmpH family outer membrane protein — protein sequence MNGIRKHCLRGVAAALLAGAAFAASAQDARIAAVNSDRILRDSAPAKAAQAKLEAEFSKRDQDLQAMAARLKAMSDKLDKDNATLSDAERAKRQRDLAAADTEFQRKQREFREDLNQRRNEELAAVLDRANRVIKSIAEAEKYDLIVQEAVYVSPRIDITDKVLKTLNASSGNGTAGGK from the coding sequence TTGAACGGTATCCGTAAGCATTGCCTGCGCGGCGTGGCCGCGGCGTTGCTGGCTGGTGCGGCATTTGCCGCTTCGGCTCAGGATGCGCGCATCGCCGCTGTCAATTCGGATCGCATCTTGCGCGATTCAGCACCGGCCAAGGCCGCACAAGCCAAGCTTGAAGCCGAGTTCTCCAAGCGGGATCAGGACCTTCAGGCCATGGCAGCACGCCTCAAGGCGATGTCGGACAAGCTCGACAAGGACAACGCCACGTTGTCCGACGCCGAGCGCGCCAAGCGTCAACGCGATCTGGCAGCGGCCGACACGGAATTCCAGCGCAAGCAGCGCGAATTCCGTGAAGACCTGAACCAGCGTCGCAATGAAGAACTCGCGGCTGTGCTCGATCGCGCAAACCGCGTGATCAAGTCGATTGCAGAAGCGGAAAAGTACGATCTGATCGTGCAGGAAGCGGTCTACGTGAGCCCGCGCATCGATATCACTGACAAGGTGCTCAAGACGCTGAACGCAAGTTCAGGCAACGGCACCGCTGGCGGCAAGTGA